The following proteins are co-located in the Rhea pennata isolate bPtePen1 chromosome 2, bPtePen1.pri, whole genome shotgun sequence genome:
- the DSEL gene encoding dermatan-sulfate epimerase-like protein — MALMFTGHTLFLALMIFAVFTFEESVSNYSDWVTFIENVDRYEKQKLQDLSGEQKPEKNDLHPSLYFDAEDVQALRQKAHTSHLHLFRAIRSAVTVMLSNPLYYLPPPKHVDFAAKWNEIYGNNLPPLAFYCLLCPEDKAAFDFVLEYMDRMAGYKNWLVENAPGDEVPLGHSLTGFATAFDFLYNSLENVRRQKYLEKIRSVSEEMYEYSKVRAWGKQLLHNHQATNMLALLTGALVTGVDKEPQANIWKHTVVDAMEKTMFLLNHIVDGSLDEGVAYGSYTAKSVTQYVFLAQRHFGINNLDNNWLRMHFWFYYATLLPGFQRTVGIADSNYNWFYGPESQLVFLDKFVMKNGAGNWLAQQIRRHRPKDGPMVASTAQRWSTLHTEFIWYAAELTPQPPPDYGTAKMHVFPNWGVVTYGAGLPNSQTNTFVSFKSGKLGGRAVYDIVHFQPYAWIDGWRSFNPGHEHPDQNSFTFAPNGQVFVSEALYGPKFSHLNNVLVFAPSPTSQCNQPWEGQLGECAQWMKWIGDEVGDSMGEIIAASQSEDMMFVSGEAVSAYTSAMKLKSVYRILLLLNSQTLLVVDHIEKEEDSSVNSVSAFFHNLDIDFKYIPYKFKNKYNGAMMDVWDAHYKMFWFDHHGSSPVARIQEAEQAAEFKKRWTQFVNVTFPMKTTLTRIVYLFYGPYVNVSNCRFTDNAKSGFQISLNVNNTENTVSVVTDYQNLKTRFSYLGFGGFAKVVHENKVTKFGLGTESMEKRIKNNSMVFPFGFKVNIIAGLILGVSLVILAFQWQFYISFSKMLRWILILVVTLWLIELVDVWSTCTQPICAKWSSDMTRLEHDKGNKVKQLEGNPVVLPDVIITSLPGSGAEILKQLFFNSSDFLYIRIPAPYLEIPETEFEIDSFVDPCEWKVSDVHRGHFRLLQGWFQSLVRDTKLHLQNINLYEASRSKIAQHSTINRNKKKRSKRRESLSEQKSRARMSQDKDAEYIRELRRHLVYYPNARPVLSLSSGSWTLKLPFFQEILGPSMRALYVVRDPRAWIYSMLYKNKPSLYSLKNVPQHLAAMFKWQNGKGKCSLNEGYAFEYESLREELSNSNSNAVSVLSYLWLANTAAALRINGDLLPTNYQLLKFEDIVNFPQKMAETIFAFLGVPLSPASLNQILFATSTNLFYLPYEGEISPSSIHAWKQNMPNKEIRLIEDICCSLMDHLGYPKFID, encoded by the coding sequence ATGGCTTTGATGTTTACAGGACATACCTTATTCCTAGCATTAATGATCTTTGCTGTCTTCACTTTTGAAGAATCAGTAAGCAATTACTCTGACTGGGTGACTTTCATAGAAAATGTAGATCGGTATGAGAAACAGAAACTGCAAGATCTTAGTGGTGAGCAGAAGCCGGAAAAAAATGATCTTCATCCAAGCTTGTATTTCGATGCTGAAGATGTTCAGGCATTGAGGCAGAAGGCTCATACAAGCCATTTGCATCTATTTAGAGCTATCAGAAGTGCAGTGACAGTTATGCTATCCAACCCATTATACTACCTACCTCCACCCAAGCATGTTGATTTTGCTGCAAAGTGGAATGAGATTTATGGTAACAATCTGCCACCTCTAGCATTTTATTGTTTGCTGTGCCCCGAAGATAAAGCTGCATTTGATTTTGTCCTAGAATATATGGATAGAATGGCTGGTTACAAAAACTGGTTGGTTGAGAATGCACCTGGAGATGAAGTGCCACTTGGTCACTCCCTAACAGGATTTGCCACTGCTTTTGACTTCTTGTATAATTCACTGGAAAATGTGAGAAGACAAAAATACCTGGAGAAGATACGGTCTGTAAGCGAGGAAATGTATGAGTACTCAAAGGTTCGTGCATGGGGAAAGCAACTTCTGCATAATCACCAAGCAACTAATATGCTTGCTTTACTTACTGGCGCCTTAGTTACAGGTGTGGACAAGGAACCTCAGGCAAATATTTGGAAACATACTGTTGTTGATGCAATGGAGAAAACAATGTTTCTACTCAATCATATTGTAGATGGATCTCTGGATGAGGGAGTAGCTTATGGAAGTTACACAGCCAAGTCAGTGACCCAGTATGTTTTCCTGGCCCAGCGCCACTTTGGTATTAACAACTTGGATAATAATTGGCTCAGAATGCACTTTTGGTTTTACTATGCCACCCTGTTACCAGGCTTTCAGAGGACTGTGGGCATAGCGGATTCTAATTACAACTGGTTTTATGGTCCTGAGAGCCAGCTGGTTTTCTTGGATAAGTTTGTCATGAAAAATGGAGCTGGCAACTGGCTGGCACAGCAGATCAGAAGACACAGACCCAAAGATGGGCCAATGGTGGCGTCCACTGCACAGAGGTGGAGCACACTGCACACTGAGTTTATATGGTATGCTGCAGAACTCACTCCTCAGCCGCCTCCTGACTACGGCACTGCTAAAATGCATGTGTTTCCTAACTGGGGAGTTGTAACATATGGGGCTGGATTGCCAAACAGTCAGACAAACACCTTTGTGTCTTTTAAGTCTGGAAAACTTGGTGGACGTGCTGTCTATGATATTGTTCATTTTCAGCCATATGCTTGGATTGATGGATGGAGAAGTTTCAATCCAGGACATGAACATCCGGATCAGAACTCATTCACTTTTGCTCCCAATGGACAGGTGTTTGTATCTGAGGCTCTTTATGGACCTAAATTCAGCCACCTGAACAATGTGTTGGTGTTTGCCCCATCTCCTACAAGCCAGTGCAACCAGCCTTGGGAAGGGCAGCTTGGTGAGTGTGCCCAGTGGATGAAGTGGATTGGTGATGAGGTTGGAGACTCAATGGGAGAAATTATAGCAGCCTCTCAGTCTGAGGACATGATGTTTGTGAGTGGTGAGGCAGTATCTGCTTACACATCAGCAATGAAATTGAAAAGTGTGTATCGCATTTTGCTACTCCTAAATTCTCAAACATTGTTAGTTGTGGACCATATCGAGAAGGAGGAAGACTCTTCTGTTAATTCAGTCAGTGCCTTTTTTCATAATCTTGACATTGACTTTAAATACATACCCTAtaaatttaagaacaaatacAATGGGGCTATGATGGATGTGTGGGATGCCCACTATAAGATGTTTTGGTTTGATCATCATGGGAGTAGTCCTGTTGCTAGGATACAAGAGGCAGAACAAGCTGCTGAATTCAAAAAGCGATGGACTCAGTTTGTAAATGTTACCTTTCCTATGAAAACCACACTTACAAGGATTGTTTACCTTTTCTATGGTCCATATGTCAATGTTTCTAACTGCAGATTCACTGACAATGCAAAATCTGGATTTCAGATTTCACTCAATGTCaacaacactgaaaatactgtatCTGTTGTGACTGACTATCAGAATTTAAAGACAAGATTCAGTTACTTGGGATTTGGTGGTTTTGCGAAAGTAGTTCATGAAAACAAAGTGACCAAGTTTGGTTTGGGTACTGAATCTATGGAAAAACGgataaaaaataatagcatgGTTTTCCCATTTGGATTCAAAGTGAATATAATTGCAGGGTTAATTTTGGGGGTTAGTTTGGTCATACTGGCTTTTCAGTGGCAATTTTACATTTCCTTCAGTAAAATGTTGCGTTGGATCTTAATACTGGTTGTCACTCTGTGGCTTATTGAACTGGTGGATGTGTGGAGCACTTGTACGCAGCCCATCTGTGCAAAATGGAGCAGTGACATGACAAGGCTAGAACACGATAAAGGCAATAAAGTCAAACAATTAGAAGGAAACCCTGTTGTTTTGCCAGATGTTATCATTACTTCACTTCCTGGTTCTGGTGCAGAAATTTtaaagcagctgtttttcaaCAGCAGTGACTTCCTGTACATCAGGATACCTGCACCCTATCTAGAAATTCCTGAGACTGAATTTGAAATTGATTCCTTTGTAGATCCATGTGAATGGAAGGTTTCCGATGTCCACAGAGGTCATTTTCGACTTCTACAAGGGTGGTTCCAGTCTCTAGTTCGAGACACGAAGTTACATTTACAAAACATAAATTTATATGAAGCCAGCAGAAGTAAAATTGCTCAGCATTCTACCATaaacaggaacaaaaagaaaagatccaAAAGGAGAGAATCTCTGTCAGAGCAAAAAAGCAGGGCAAGAATGAGTCAAGATAAAGATGCTGAATATATTAGGGAACTGAGGAGGCATCTTGTGTATTACCCTAATGCACGGCCTGTTCTCAGTTTAAGTAGTGGGAGCTGGACGTTAaagcttcctttctttcaggaaatCCTAGGACCTTCCATGAGAGCTTTATATGTAGTAAGGGACCCACGGGCATGGATTTATTCAATGTTGTACAAAAATAAGCCAAGCCTTTACTCCTTGAAAAATGTTCCACAGCACTTAGCTGCAATGTTTAAATGGCAAAATGGTAAAGGAAAATGTAGTTTAAATGAAGGCTATGCCTTTGAATATGAATCACTAAGAGAAGAACTTTCAAATTCTAATTCAAATGCTGTTTCTGTGTTGTCCTATTTATGGCTAGCAAACACAGCAGCGGCACTGAGAATAAACGGGGACCTACTACCGACAAATTATCAGTTGCTCAAGTTTGAAGATATTGTAAACTTTCCTCAGAAGATGGCTGAAACgatttttgcctttcttggtgttcctctttctcctgctaGCTTAAACCAAATATTATTTGCCACGTCCACCAATCTTTTCTATCTTCCTTATGAAGGGGAAATTTCACCAAGTAGCATCCATGCTTGGAAACAAAACATGCCCAATAAAGAAATTAGACTGATTGAAGATATCTGTTGTTCTTTAATGGACCACTTAGGATATCCAAAGTTTATAGACTAA